Proteins from a genomic interval of Phlebotomus papatasi isolate M1 chromosome 3, Ppap_2.1, whole genome shotgun sequence:
- the LOC129805414 gene encoding TATA element modulatory factor, translated as MSWFDTAGLANLAKTALKEAQKQIDKALDIKDDDVRAEVAAERAKLEQKASTPLALGEKVKKQGEGISKTAPTTPSVANNVKDTPNFWGSFSGSFFEAPHQEVLQATVTTPPTSSNKFPPRDEHNSESEIGCSSDSVDLISSPGSGITSPIQSAGNTVGQSDSVEILGLETPSETSSIFVVASNVTTPGSESREVKIPAENAGDVSEEEISLDEDSMSYNTVSDSLAVTVLEPSDKADSAIITVPPSRQSFHLSLSSTSSKLMISEGSTCDTEDSNESEQTVTMGDEKSGCHVASALEDAAIENYEMQTEFSDSTQSFEEVQPMGLSSMTQKSEAPRKSSSRQSSNSSDGKSELVKLASDQTSGHTSGDEVETTTSSDIEIISNPNGDSSSTNSVYRASPMKDNGVKYHTDFAGVKIKGHCREASAASSQSLGSDELPNPSEIEKLQRRVSELSELLEKREYKLVELGRQNAELQEKNAEILAQSTNRQFRPDSVDITNVTEEYTQRLSALEKKFQQSIRERDTLRDQVKSLKQDLTSCIPKADAEKMIGEKEAIAEELKVEGEKLSRQILQHSNITKKLRAKEKEMDELVKNQKEQIEEHQEELERLKKSLSAKEEVERSQIEAVHRLSSEKRKLEKENGQLRSELDDTTQKLKTVQTSLEAAKAELLEKRNAFAELKKKTESLETLTSEKQLQQSQNIQMIRELEDLREKLRLADTANTVREQKLREENTDLMRRLEESDRRAEEQAQALSTATIPLVKQLESLQKTLNTRTATWEKQEQKLLEKLETLQNIESTSTEETTKLRATVKSLEEQLSVSLVESSRISTTLEEKEIANALKVSELMRRVQNMEKDVESLRETNSVLERQLQTERENLQVEKRRVNKLMQELQTKQLMTKDETPEGDASASRQDFGGQASPALSLERVSIDESVSSNAWQFQEDVDCMSNTGRPSGGSFYGGGVYTLGGHTSVLENLQSTLKQRDGELYQLQWELTRLQAEKSELINEISDMTLQIENMESQLETTKSMEERFSELQTQYDALLEMYGEKEEEAQELRLDLQDVKEMYKVQIDDLLRQQKGSS; from the exons ATGAGCTGGTTTGACACGGCAGGCTTGGCCAATTTGGCCAAGACGGCCCTGAAAGAGGCCCAGAAGCAGATAGACAAAGCTCTTGACATCAAGGATGATGATGTCAGGGCGGAAGTTGCTGCTGAAAGAGCCAAATTGGAGCAGAAGGCCTCTACTCCGCTGGCATTGGGTGAGAAGGTGAAGAAACAGGGTGAGGGTATTAGCAAAACTGCCCCTACAACACCTTCAGTGGCCAATAATGTCAAAGATACCCCAAATTTCTGGGGTTCCTTCAGTGGGAGTTTCTTCGAGGCACCCCATCAGGAGGTGCTGCAGGCAACTGTGACAACACCTCCCACGAGCAGTAATAAATTCCCACCGAGGGATGAGCACAATTCTGAGAGTGAGATTGGATGTAGTTCAGATTCGGTGGATTTAATCAGTTCTCCGGGATCTGGGATTACATCGCCAATTCAATCAGCTGGAAATACTGTTGGACAATCGGATTCTGTGGAGATTCTGGGGCTGGAGACTCCTAGTGAGACTTCATCAATTTTCGTGGTAGCTTCCAATGTTACAACTCCGGGATCTGAGAGTCGTGAAGTGAAGATTCCGGCTGAGAATGCTGGAGATGTGAGTGAGGAAGAAATAAGTCTAGATGAGGATTCAATGTCCTACAATACGGTGTCTGATAGTTTAGCTGTTACGGTTCTGGAGCCATCGGATAAGGCAGATTCTGCAATTATCACAGTTCCACCGAGTCGTCAGAGTTTTCATCTCAGTCTCTCCTCGACCAGCAGCAAATTGATGATTTCCGAAGGTAGTACGTGTGACACGGAAGATTCCAATGAGTCGGAGCAGACAGTGACGATGGGAGATGAAAAATCTGGATGTCACGTGGCCAGTGCTCTGGAGGATGCAGCTATTGAGAATTACGAGATGCAGACGGAATTTTCCGATTCCACCCAAAGCTTTGAGGAAGTTCAACCAATGGGACTATCTTCAATGACCCAGAAATCTGAAGCACCCAGAAAATCCTCATCCAGGCAATCATCCAATAGTTCCGATGGGAAAAGTGAACTGGTTAAATTGGCTTCGGATCAGACGTCTGGACACACTTCGGGGGATGAGGTGGAGACGACGACTTCGTCAGACATTGAGATCATCTCGAATCCCAATGGGGATTCCAGCAGCACAAATAGTGTCTACCGAGCAAGTCCAATGAAGGACAATGGGGTGAAATATCACACGGATTTTGCAGGTGTTAAAATCAAGGGACACTGCAGGGAGGCATCAGCAGCTTCATCCCAGAGCCTAGGCAGTGATGAGCTGCCGAATCCTTCGGAAATTGAGAAGCTTCAGCGAAGAGTCAGTGAATTGAGTGAATTGCTAGAGAAGAGGGAATACAAATTGGTGGAACTTGGACGTCAAAATGCTGAGCTTCAGGAGAAGAATGCTGAAATTCTGGCTCAGTCCACCAATCGCCAATTTCGGCCAGACAGTGTCGATATTACAAATGTCACTGAGGAATACACCCAGCGTCTGTCGGCTCTGGAGAAGAAATTCCAGCAATCAATCCGGGAGCGAGATACCCTGAGGGATCAAGTAAAGAGCCTCAAGCAAGATCTCACGAGTTGCATCCCCAAGGCAGATGCCGAAAAGatgattggggaaaaagaagcCATTGCTGAGGAGTTAAAAGTCGAAGGGGAAAAACTGTCCAGGCAAATTCTCCAGCATTCCAATATTACGAAAAAATTGAGAGCAAAAGAGAAGGAAATGGATGAATTGGTGAAGAATCAGAAGGAACAAATTGAGGAGCATCAAGAAGAACTTGAACGACTGAAAAAATCCCTTTCAGCCAAAGAGGAAGTAGAACGGTCTCAAATTGAGGCAGTTCATCGGCTATCTTCGGAAAAAAGGAAGCTAGAGAAGGAGAATGGACAACTGAGAAGTGAACTGGATGATACaacgcaaaaactaaaaaccGTCCAGACATCCTTGGAAGCTGCCAAAGCTGAGCTGCTGGAAAAGAGGAATGCCTTTGCGGAGCTCAAGAAGAAAACTGAGAGTCTGGAAACGTTGACATCTGAGAAGCAACTACAACAATCCCAGAATATTCAGATGATCAGGGAACTGGAGGATTTGCGTGAGAAATTGAGATTGGCAGATACAGCAAATACAGTTCGGGAACAGAAGCTGCGTGAGGAAAATACAGATCTTATGAGACGTCTTGAGGAATCTGATCGTCGTGCAGAGGAACAAGCTCAAGCCCTATCGACTGCCACCATTCCACTCGTAAAGCAGCTAGAGTCACTCCAGAAGACCCTAAACACCCGGACAGCCACGTGGGAAAAGCAGGAACAGAAGCTCCTGGAGAAACTTGAGACACTCCAGAACATCGAGTCCACATCAACGGAAGAGACCACCAAACTCAGGGCAACTGTTAAGAGTCTGGAGGAGCAGTTGTCAGTCAGCCTGGTGGAATCAAGTCGTATTAGCACAACGCTCGAGGAAAAAGAAATTGCCAATGCCCTAAAAGTCAGTGAGCTCATGCGAAGGGTCCAGAACATGGAGAAGGATGTAGAATCCCTAAGAGAGACCAACAGTGTCCTCGAGAGACAGCTTCAAACTGAACGGGAGAATCTTCAAGTGGAGAAGCGTAGAGTCAATAAATTAATGCAAGAATTGCAGACGAAGCAACTAATGACCAAGGATGAAACTCCAGAAGGGGATGCATCAGCTTCCCGCCAAGATTTCGGTGGACAGGCATCTCCAGCATTGAGCTTGGAGCGAGTGTCCATCGATGAATCGGTCAGTAGCAATGCCTGGCAGTTCCAGGAAGATGTGGATTGTATGTCAAATACTGGAAGGCCATCTGGAGGATCTTTCTACGGAGGAGGCGTATATACCCTGGGAGGGCATACTTCCGTACTGGAGAATCTTCAGTCAACCTTGAAGCAGAGAGATGGAGAACTTTATCAACTTCAATGGGAACTCACAAGGCTTCAGGCTGAGAAGAGTGAGCTGATCAATGAAATCTCCGATATGACGcttcaaattgaaaat ATGGAATCCCAGTTGGAGACAACGAAGAGTATGGAAGAGAG